The region GGTCCTTTAATCAATCTGAACTCTTTAGCGTTATCAGACATGCAGGATAATTTGATAAATGGTGGAGTAAGGACAGAAGAAAGATATAGTTATTTATCTATATATTTAAACAGTCTTGTCCTTTTCTATGTTTATAACTTCCCATGTATTCATAAAGCATCTTTGTACCTCAAATATCCTTAGAAtgtttggtctcttctcactgtgcAGAAATATGTTCAGAGGAGGCTTCAAACAAGCAGACCCCTTCTGCCCTGAAGGTCCTTCCCACCTGCAGTGAGACATGCTGTGCCGATGCCTGTGTGAAggggatcatagaatggcctgggttggaagggaccccaaggatcactGTGTTCCATGCCCCTGCCATGGGAATGAGACAGGATGCTAGGGTTCTCAGTGTGCCCCCATTGCCAGCTTGGAGCAGATAGCATTTGCCAATTTTGATCTTGTGCTGTGTTCTCAGAAAGGTTGGCGATGTGGAATTGGTTTAAAGATGAGTTTATTTTAGGTTTCCAAGCTTTAGAAATATTTAGCCAATATTTTTTGTTGCACTTCATTTTGTTAGTGAAATTGTAAGAGAAGGCTTGCCCTGTAGAGGTGTTGAAAACCCAAGGCTGCATTAATTTGTAGTTTTaagagaaaaccaaacaaaaccaaatgtctTTGCAATGTTTTTTGACGTAGCTTTGTCCACTTGGAGTCATAAATGCCTTTTTAAATTCAGTGCAGCTATTCTTGCTCTTTAATGGGTTTAGTCAGCCAAAATGTTACgcagacacacagacacatgTGCAGGCATACCTCTGTAGTGAAAGTAAGTCAGTGTCCTACAGCTGATAGGAGGGATTGAGCAgcattctcttctttcttaGGTGCGTTCCAAAGAGAAATCAGGATAGCTTGAAACTGTCATGATGTATTTGGAGCAACCAgtctttgttgctttgtttttctacttAACTTCTTGACGAGAATCAGCTGTAATGTCAGGCGATTGCTAAAGCAGACTATTGTTCATGCAGaaccctccctgctgctggtaTATTTACTAACCATGTGCGATACACAAATGCCAGTAAGCTGCATTGTACAGCATATTCCCCAGTTGCCAGCAAAAACTGTCTTTAAAGTTTGGCCTGTTTAAATATACAGAGAATGTGCATTGAGTTGAACAGAAACAGAGCTGAATTTTTGTTTACTGTTCCTTGGAGCTATTTGGATGTGAAATGCTGTTGTTATTGAAATCAGCAGCAATCCACAAGCATCCTTCAATGGGTGCAGAGTTTTTCTAATAAAGAACAAGTTCTAAATACAAAAAAGCATTGTCCTATCGACTGAGAcctttcttaatttttgtttctgtgctgcaaatgTGCAGACTCAACATTGTTAGGGAATTCTTGTTTCCTACTCTTGGGGCATTTCCTACCTTCTagagaacagcagctgcagatttACTCCTTCCATTAACACAGCTTAGTGGGCAGTGCATTCATGCACTATCTGATGGCTTAGGACTGTACTGCCATCCTATTTTCCCATTGAATTTATGGCTGCATGTACCTTGAACGTCTCAACCTGTTGGTTCTGGAAGAGGCGATGTGAATCATTCTTCAAATGAGAGGACAGGTCATCTACGTATGGCAATAGATGAGTTGTCTTCTCCAGTCCCTCCTGCAGGAATTACTCATCTTCAAACAGCACAGGATGCTCAGCTAGCCACTGTGACAATTACTGCTGGTCTGTAGCATGTACTGTGTTCTGTGCCTTGCTTGCTAGGCTAGGTGTCATACCTCCTTAGCTTTTCTTTCTAGACTCGTAAGGAAGTATAGAAAGTCTATCTAGTCTATTGACAGCTATAGTAAGAGGAAGGAAAGTGTCCTCCACCCTTATAAACTGGTAATTGGCATCTtttgaagcagagaaagaaaatgaaacagtgtcTCCCACATCCTGAGTGATCTAGCCACTGAAGTGCTGTGTAGGAACAGGACATCACTGTAGATGCAGATGATCTATCAGTTCATGAAAGAGAGTGCTGTCTTGATGTAAGGGTTCACAGAGGGAAGGGAAGTTTTCCGTAATGCTAAGCCTAAATAGGATGCAGAACCTGAAACTGACTCAGGCAAGGGTTTCCTGTTGTCTTGGGACAAGCAACTCCCCTGCCATCCAGGCCAGGTTTGCAGTTTCCACGCAAGGGACCTGACTGAGAACTGTCACCTGGATTTCCCTTTGATTCTCAGCTATGAACGGGATGAGTGCTCTGTAAGCACTGCTCCCTGGTCAGGttagctgtgttttctgctgaCAGTCAAGCACAGAATGTTTTATCCAAATGCTCTCTTTAACTAGGGTGTTTTTCTGGAGAAGCGAAgcacttttcttctccatgttCTTATTCCTGAAAGTTCATTTTTTGGTGTGGCCAGACCCAGCTGCTATGTAAATGGGTGTGAGTGGGAGAAATAGGAGTTAGGCAGTCAGTAGCTGCAGCTGTATCATGTCATCTGAAAATGAtgtgaacatttttcttcacattctcCTTAGAGTAAATCTCCACCTACACATTTTTACTGATGTTGGTAACTTCAGTTGAGAAGCACAAATTAGTATTGGATTCTGATAGCTGCCAAACATTAGCTGTGAAGCACCTACTCCAACAGGTCACTGAGGCTATTTCTTACTTTTCCAGGTCAGTGAAACACCTATTTTTGTTCCTGGTGTGTGGGGGCCTTATTTCTCTGCCATGGTACCTGGATTGTGGCTGAATGAAGGAGGTCAAAGTGCTACAGGAAAACTGGTAAGTGTATGGAAGCACAGAGCCTGAGATGGAATGTGACTGCTATGGTCTGGGATAGCTTCACTGCCAGTTCATCCAGAGCTGTTCCTGAAGCGTCCTTATAAGATTATAGAAGAAAGCAGTAAACAGCTAGTTGGTTGTTATGCCCTTAAAGCCTGTTCATTTCCATTCTGATAGGGGATTATATGCGGGCTGGAGCACTAAGGGCATGTAGTCTTTCTTTGATAATTGCAGTGGTTATTTTTATAATTCTACAAGCAAGTGGGCTTTCATAATTTGTATTAGCAAGAAGATGAGATAGGCTCTGAGATGAAGAAATGTACACATGAGGTCAAGAAGACCTCAGTACAtgcttctgtgtttctgtttctccataTGCCTCTCTGCTCAATCGGCGTGACCTGCCTTTAGTGGCAAGGTGCCAAATTCCTACTGAGGAACCGCAGGAAACAGGGCCTGGTCCTGCAGGGACAAGCTGTAAGCTCCAAACACAGGTGGGTTTGGCCTTCCACAAATTGCAGCCATAATTGCTGTCTTACTCAGACTTAGCACCACCCACGTTTTAAAAATCCTCGTGATCAATGCACGTGTCCTGGAAGTAGCAGAGTTGGGCATCACCGCGTTTATGCATTCCGTATGAAACAATCACTAtacaaggaacagaaataaTCCTGGATCAGGAAGCCCAGATACACCCTAAGTGGTGAGCTGTGACTTGATGCTCCCTCGTGTGTGCAGTCCTTGGCCACGTGAATCTTTGGTTCCTGTGTGTACAGTGTCACACCTTCAGTGGGACAGTCAGCACTCTTCTCTAATTGCACCTCCAgttcccatcccatctcctgcCTGCACTGAGCCTCGTACCTAAATCACTCTTGCTGCAGGTGGGATGTGTGTGTTACATTTTTCAGGTCAAGACAAGGCTGGAACCAAAGTGTCCCATTTTACAGGTAACAGCTACAACAAGAAGTAAGATTTAATTATCACTCACAACAACACCACTTCAAAGGGAAAATGGTAAATCTTGTGCATACTTCATAAAAACACTTTAGAGAGAAGTCTCTGTGCTTAACACAAAGAGGGTGGAGACATTTAACTGAGCCCTGGAGAGGATACAGCaaatcaaatgttttttgttggCTGCCTCATGGGGGTTCATCTGAAAGCTGATTTTAGAAATCCTTTCCAGTTACTGCTGGAACTCCATCCTAGTACCAGAGAACAAGGTGTTCCTTGGTCATTTaagaaaatgctgcaaaacCGATGTGCTTGTTAGGAACACTTAGCAAAAGTCAACTGAAAGTAAATAAAGGTATATTACAAAAGCTATCTTAGTAGAACATTCTTAGAATATTTAGTGTGATTTTGTTGAGATTGTATATACAGGAAGAAATGGTTTATGTGTAAACTGATGTGGAAGATAGATTGTATTCACTATTATTATGGCTTTAAAGCTGTAGTTGTATTCAGGGCATTTAAATATCTAACTTCATTCTAACAGTAGCACTTCTGTTTAGAGATTTTTCATAGCACGTATGTATGTATGATATTTATCTATAGATGTATTTCTGGATTTATGAGTTGTTTCTATGTTCTACAGCAATTATTTAATATTGCAATTAGGCCAGAGCTTTGTTCTAATGCATGTTTGAGTTTTGTCTTTGATGTAAATCTCAGAAAGAAGagatgtgttatttttattcctgtgtTCTGATGTATATGCTTCGTTATAAAAGTCTCTCTACACTGGTTACGGTCTAGACTCAGACTGTGAAAGATACAATACATAATGTGTTTTGCTGCCAATATATATTGCCAAATACAGTCTGTGCTCTTGAGTAGCTCTAGTTCTGCCTCCTTACTTTTTACTGTAACTTCAAGAGGCCTCAAAACATTGATTCTACCTGATACTTTGTTCTGTGAGTAATGGTAGTCACTGTGAAAGGAGTGGATGATTTATAAATACAGCATGAACAGAACCCAtattgagcttttttttttttttttagcaataaTTGCTTGTCAGaggaaacattttgtttcctgcaaTGAACATATGGAGCACTTGTCCAGATGACAACACACCTTGTGTTTTATTGTAATGGTATGATATAGAAAGACATAGGGATTTGGGCCAAGAAGCTGCTCCTGGTAGAATTCCAATGAAAGCATGAATACAATTGAGTGAGAGAGATTAGAGGACATACTCTCAAGTATTGCTGGGCAGGAAAAACTTCCATCCTTTCTGTGTTACTCTTCTGATTGAAGCACTGCATGCTTAGCAAACTGCCTTGTTTGGTGCGTTGCTTTTTGTTACggttttaaagcaaaatcttGAACGTTAGTGGGAGTTTTGCCATTGGCTTCACTTGGACTGGGACTTTACACCTCATGAGTAATTTAGAAGCTTTCTTGCCTTTCTCAAGTTATGAAACTGCATTGCCTCTTTCCAGGACCAAGTTTTAAAGATATAATCATTCAAAACATgttgctttcctctttttcagatAGAGCATGTGGTCCAAGGTCATGTTGCCTTCCCGGAATTACAGTCCAAAGCTGCAGCCAGGTCActgttcttatttctttatCACATGCCTGCCTTATCAACAGACATATTGTATCTCCAGCACTGAGATATTGCTCTGCTGTATACATATTCTGGAACGTGGGAATCAACAGAACAACAGTGGGTTGGAAGTATTTACAAAGGCTTTTCAGGTGATTGTTCAGAGAGGAAAGCTTTAATCTTCTCTCAGATATCTTGAGGGTACCTAAATGGTGATACCAGCTTCCTGCTTTTCAGCCTCAGTTGTACGCAATCCAGTGTATTTCTTGAAACCATAGCGTCAGCCCTGTTCAGCTAAGCTGCGTGCCTTAAGCTAATGATGTCTTAATTTGTAAGTGACCTATTGAGCTCCAGGGGTGAAGTAGAGCTTAATTAGAAATATATCATTCAATATTTTTGTAACAATCATTTAAAGGAAGTTATAACCATTGTATGAAACTTCTCTGTGACAGCACAAATAGAACGTAGAAAGCCAGGATACATTTTCAGACAAAACTTAAGATGTGGGACTGTATTGCTGGTAATTCCAGCATGTTCCAAATTGAGCATGCAGATAGGAGAGATGTGGAATTCTAGTTTGATCTCCTTTAGAAGTGGATGAGGACCATTCAGACACTTCTCTCAGATCTGAATTTTTTGAGACCATCTTAGCTGAACAGTAAAGTATATTGGACAAAAAAATCAGTTATCCTAACTATGTTTTCTCCTCCTTGGATTAAAGACAGAAACAGTGAATTTGTCCTTTAATCTCCAGCTTATCACTCTGGTCTAAATGGCAAGGGACAGTCCTGAGAGATGTATTAAAATTCATGTAGTTACAGTTTGTCCAGTCTGGGGGGATAAAGCTACCTGGTTTCCCTGGATGACCCTTTCATAGGTTTTAATATTAAATGACTTATTTGCTGAGAGCTTGACCAGAATTCCCAGAAATCTATTGGACTTCTTTCAATATGGAATAGATTCACACTTCCTAGTATTCTCTTTGTTgttctttaagaaagaaaatcaggaaaCAAATACATCTGAGTGTTTGCAATAAGGACTGATCTTTACTGCTTGGGTTTTTTCCAAGATTTTAGCGTCCAATCCATTCTTTTCCTGTACCCCCATGTGAGGCATAAGCATAAGACAAAGAATGAGTTAGATCTCTGatgactttttttgtgtgttgttaAAGTGAGTATGCAGCAGCTTGCTTGTCTATACTAGGTGTGATAACGTACTGACCAGAACTAATTTCGTAGAACTAAAAGTTTGGATTGTGATCTGGATAGGACACTAAATACAGAATAGAATATTGGGAAAAGAACTTCACATATACTGTGGATATGGTGTCATAAAAATATGATGTCAAAAATCTGTGCCTCTTACTTGCTACCTGTTTCTGCCTTCCCAAgcctgtctttttttcctctccacctAGCAATGCTGCTCATAAGTAGGTTCAGCAGTGTCAAActgcctgctgagcagctgGTCTCAGAAGCTTCacttttcagatttttgttcttttgcatCCACCAGGAGTGAGACTTTGCATGCTGCACTTACCACTATTCCGGCTCATTTGTGCTAACTTGTTAGGGCATGTGTGGCTTAAATGGGCTTGCCAGAAACCAGCTCCTGCTGACCACTTGTGCAGCCTTCCCAGCCTTAGTCCCATGtactcttttcccttctcttacTGGAAGTGAGGAGGGTTGAGTTGCATGAGGGCAGTCCGAACAGCTGCAAATTTAGCATTTGGTCTAACCAACGGACGTACTCTGTGAACAACGTGCTCCTTTTTTCATACAGTTCAGTGAGTTGCAGAAATCACCATAGAGACATCACATTTGGTGTTCAATCTCTTTATTGTGTGGGTCTGACATCTAGCCATCATGAAATGGTGAAATCCAGTCTGTGTAGACTAGAGTAGGAGATCAAAGAAGTAGCATCATTTATGCTTTTAAGTCTAAATACTTAGCTTCCTGGTATCACAGTTCCAAATCTCCTGATGAAAAAAGTATGTTTGGCATCAAAGATTACATGCTCATTGGTGCTTTGCTAAGAGGTATATTTTAGGacagaatttcttttcctttgcttctcaATGCCATTTCCCCATCTAAAGACGTggcttctgaaaaacaaaaaaagcaatgaagtgACACACATCATCTGTCAGCTCTTCTGGGACCATTCAAGCAGAACATAATCGTAGTATTTGACAGTTTTCTATACCTGTATATTTTTATAGCCTTATTTCAGgtttagaaatggaaaatttttacattttttccctcaaagaTTCAGACTGACATCTTCTAGATTCCTGAACAGATTGAGTACCAAACTCTTGTTGCGTTCTGAAATTTTGTCCTTAATAAGAACATATAATCCTGAGCAAACTTGTGTTTGATTCTTATTCTCCACTTTCAGCATTGTTCGTTTTTATTAGCTTGTGCCTAGCGCTGCAAACCAGACCCAGCTGCTACTGATATCTTCACATGGAATTGGGTAGAAAAAGCTCCAGGGAGCTCATGCTGTAACACTGTGTCCAGCACAGGCTTGGTACAAACTGGAACTGGCAGCAGTTTGAAGGATTTTGCCAATCACTCACACTCACATCTTGTACAGACAAGGAAAAGCTGTGAGAAAAGCATAATGCCAAGGTGATCTGGGTGTTAACGTATCTGGCTGAGCTCCAGCTTCTTTTGTGCAGTCTTCTGTCAGGGTGGTACAAACAGCTGATTCCTGCAAGAGCGGTCAAGCAACACAGATGTCTGTCTGATAGATTTGTGGACGAGtgaagctttcttttctttttcttcccaacaGTCAAACTGTGATTTAGCCTGGAAATACAATGACTTTGTCTTAAAGGTGTGCTACTTACCTACAAGTAAGTTTTAGAGATGTAGAATATAGGACCACCTctgcaaggggggggggggaagaaatgGTGACCTCAAAATTATCATAATTCAGGTCTAGGAAGACACTTAAAGCACATTTAAAAGTATGTGAATAATGATGTGAATTAGTTATTTTAATGTCTTCCAAGTGTACTTCATTTTGAATGATATCCTCTGATAGCATACACATGGTAAGGTATAATTGAAAAAACATGCAGCTGAATGGTTGAATGCAAAGTATAAATATACAGCTGCTAGCAGGTCAGAAGTCAAACTAGTAAAGCATATGCCAAATTCCCTTAGGGATCTCATTAGTGTGTGATTGAATATACATGTAGAGGCTAAGTGAATATCACTGTTTGGGTCTATAGTGGATGAGACAATGACTAATCAATTGTAATTAGGGTTACATACTATTATTGACCCACATGGCTAGAATTAAATGCCCCACTTGGAGATTTCCGAGGGgttgaaaaatatatatgaatctGTTTATGATATTATGAGTGTTTGAAAAAGTATTCTGAGCATAATtgcaacattttttaaatggaatgtCACTGGAGCTATTGGAAGCCAAAGCATTGAGGAATTCACTGTTAGACCAAAGATCACTGTTGGTCCAAGAAAATGTCTGTTGGATACTGTAGAGCTGGGCGTATCTGAACTTAGATGCAAACATGTTTAGGCCCATGTTTGGCTCCTCCCTAAAATAGCAGCCACTTGCTTTCTCTCCTCCACCCTTAGTGCTGCATTTTAATCAAAACACATACTGAAGtaattatgatttaaaaaaggaaagctgaaagtgCTATTGATTAGTCAGAGAAATTGCTTAACTGTTGTAaaggaattttcatttttctctggaaTCCTCCTTGTTCtcttttggctttcttttctccagctttCCCTTTCACAGTGTCAGCGCCTTGCTGTTAGAGACAAGCATCATCAAACCCCAAAGTACCCAACAGCTTCGGCTCAATTAGGGACCCATAGGAAGCAGTGTGTAGGCTCAAGATCACAAACTTCCATTCCACCTCTCATCCCGCAGAACTGAGGCACGCAGATAGGCATCCCCACTGCCTGcacactgctgtttctcctcctttgtTTTACTTTAGGGATTTGGGATTCTTTGTTGGGTTTTCTGCTTTTGATAGTAGTACAAATGTTTTATGTTTGATGAATAACCTCCCCCACTCTTTTTccaacttgtttttcttctagtgCTCaaagtatatatacatacttgAACAGTCACCTGGATCTGATTAAGAAATCCTTGCCTGTGGGTTTCCTCACTGTTGATTTACATGTTTGGCcagatttccatggaaacagatCTCCCTTAACAGATCTGACACTAAAGGGCATGGTAAGAAACAGCCTGTCTTTGCAAAAAGGTCAAtacagggtaaaaaaaaaaaaaaagaaaaaaaaaaaagaaaaaaaatcttggaagGAGATTTAATTTTGAACATACTCCTCCTTAGCTATTTAAACTGCCCCATAGGATTTGGGTTTCTTGCTGCATTTTGAAGTGTGCTAAAGTTTCAGTAGAAAACCAGAGATCATTATAGTTCAGATATCATTACAGCCACATTTATTTCCTAAAAATAAGGAGAGTGTGCATCTCTCAGTAACCTTCCTAGGACTCACACTTCAGAACTCTGTTAGCAGAGCCCACAGCTGTCATTAGCTCACCTGTCTGCCTAATTTTGCATCTCAGCACAAATTAGAGTATGTCTGTGTGGGAAaggaatgaaacaaaagcagataaGTGTTTGGTAAATGAACTATATTATAATTGTTGGGTGTTAAATCTCAACAGAAACGAAAGGCTCCTTTGCTTATTGTTAAAAATGGCCATGGATGCTCTCATGAATGGAAACATACAGTTATGGTGCTTCATAGGTCTTTGTTCGAAGCTGACCATGGTCTGATACTTGCTTCTAGTTTCAAGAATGCTACTTTTGGAACCCACAGGGCTTGAAGTAGTGTTCTGCACAAGGAAATTTTCAGAGCATTGCAGTGTGGAACCAGAAAGCAGCTTTTGGAAGCTCACCAGAGATGCTCTGCTGGGGACCTTTTTCAGCCCATCTTTAAAGATTTGGATGATATTTCTCTTCATGGTTGTAGACTGGATAGCTAACAGGCCAGATGTAATTGTGCAGGGCTGGAAAGCTATCAGAAAGGTATCATTTGATGATATCAAAGTACCTGATGAGTAAGACAAAAAATTACTTCAAAGTGGCATCATGTTCTTGTAATGAATATCTCAAGCTACTCACCAGCACCAAAATCTGCTGTGCGTGAGGCTGACGTAGGAAAGGGAGTTGTAAGCACTACCACACGTTTTAAACCACTAACAGAGGAAACATCAAAAAATAGGTTACATATTTGTGGAGTTCCACTAATACCTAAATGATTTGATAAAGAATTATACACTGCAGCAGATTCAGAATGCCCCTTGGTATGAGAGCTATATGCAAACAGTGGTAATAGCAAAGCATTTCATCTGCTGGTGCTCACATCTGGCCTATGTTGATATTAACCCAGAGTAACTACAGTACGatacatatttatttcagaGTATAGAAGATGAAGGCATAGTCTTTAGTTATTAATTGTCTTTCAGTGTTATGGTACTTGGAAGTgagaagtgcttttaaaaacttgcttttatttaatagCATTTTCATATTATTACATTAAATACATTCACAAGCAATGTCTGAGTCATAACATAAAACTGTCAGAGTTAATCTGTCTCTAATCCTACACTatattctgtttgttctttattttttgcaagGACAATAACAATTTATGTGGTTCCTCCCTAGATCAAGAATAACGTGTTTGACATAACATTATGTGTATagttcacaaaaataaggcTTAGAACTATCGCTTAAACTTGTTACAACAAGAAACCATAGAGTTTTACCTTGGCTGGATCtgtacattttctctttgatctTTGCACAGGTTGTTGGACTGACACTGTCTCGGGGTCTGGATGAACTTGCCCTTATCTACTTGGCCACGATTCAAGCAGTTGCTGTAAGCCATTTCAAGTGcataaaagaacaaatgaattGTCTTGTGTTCTGTGGCAGACTGATCATTCCCCTCCACTAAACAGATTGCTAGTAATAGATGAATTCACTTACTGGACTTCTTAAAGGAGCAAGATACTGTTTACCCACATTGCTGACTACTCCCTGCTAAAGGAGATGGTGTGAAGAATATGGTCCCTAGAAGGTTTTCCCTTTATGTCAATTCAGAGCCTTTGTCTCTGGTGCATATGTGAGAAAGAGGCTGATGCTACAACGGGCAGTGTTGGCATCATGGGCTGTCTAGAGAGAAGCTGAgagagtggaggaaaaaaagccctgaatTTCTTGTTGGAAGGAACTTGCTCTCCCCAAATTTGCCTCAGCTTCAGACCGTTCCTAAATGCACAGATTTCCCCTCGTTGCCT is a window of Gallus gallus isolate bGalGal1 chromosome 8, bGalGal1.mat.broiler.GRCg7b, whole genome shotgun sequence DNA encoding:
- the FGGY gene encoding FGGY carbohydrate kinase domain-containing protein isoform X5 — encoded protein: MGVSETPIFVPGVWGPYFSAMVPGLWLNEGGQSATGKLIEHVVQGHVAFPELQSKAAASAQSIYTYLNSHLDLIKKSLPVGFLTVDLHVWPDFHGNRSPLTDLTLKGMVVGLTLSRGLDELALIYLATIQAVALGTRHILEAMEAAGHHINTLFLCGGLSKNPLFVQMHADITGKPVVLSKEVESVLVGAAILGACASGDFASIQEAMAKMGKIGQVVRPNHEHKRFYDKKYEVFLKLVEHQREYRSIMKSS